TGGTTGCGCACCAATGTCCATGACGGACAGTCGCATTCGGCTTCGACGCCGCGGGCGTCGACCCCCTCGCCACGGCACAGCGCGATGGCGCGCCGGAGATGGAAGCCCTGGGTCACGACGACCAGTCGGTCGACGCCGAACACCTCCCGCGCCCGGCGACAGCTGGCCGCGGTGTCGAGTCCCAGCGGGTCGTCGACCATGACCTGCGCCGGGACCCCCGCGGCTTCGAGATGGCTCCGCATCACCGCCGGTTCGTCACCCGCTGCGGGAGAACCGTTGCCGGAATTGATGATTCGTACGACTCGCCCATCCCGGTACAGCTCGGCCGCGACGTCCAACCGGCCGCGGACGTAGTCGCCGGGAACGCCGTCCTCCACCAGTGAACCGAGCACCAGTAGCGTCGACCCGTCCGGCACCTGCTCGGCGTCGAGGATCCGGTCACCGGCCACGACGTACATCC
The sequence above is drawn from the Gordonia rubripertincta genome and encodes:
- a CDS encoding SanA/YdcF family protein, with product MALAVLVVVELWVTVAATWMYVVAGDRILDAEQVPDGSTLLVLGSLVEDGVPGDYVRGRLDVAAELYRDGRVVRIINSGNGSPAAGDEPAVMRSHLEAAGVPAQVMVDDPLGLDTAASCRRAREVFGVDRLVVVTQGFHLRRAIALCRGEGVDARGVEAECDCPSWTLVRNHIRETVFAGPKAVLSRVG